Below is a genomic region from Ferribacterium limneticum.
GCGGCACACCCAGGGCGCCGATCGGGCCGTCCTGACTGTTCGGTACTTCACGGAAGAAGACATAGCTCGGGTTGGTGTTAAGGAGATTGTCGAGGCGCGCCGGGTTGGCTCGCGCCCAGGCCTGGATGCCCTGCATCGACGCCTCTTCGAGTTTGAGTTCGCCGCGCTCGACCAGCGCCTTGCCAATGGACTGGTAGGGATGCCCGTTCTGGTCGGCGTAGTTTAGGCGAACGACGCTGCCGTCGGCCAGCTTGACGCGACCGGAGCCCTGGACCTGCAGAAAAAACAGCTCGACGGCGTCGTCGACGTAGAGCAGGGTTTTGCCGGGCAGCTTTTCGCCGCGCGCCGTGATTTCGGCCCGCGACCAGTAGGGCACGACCTTGTTGCCTTCCAGCCGGCCGCGCACGCGCTTGTCTTTGAGTTCGGGAAAGACGGCCGACAGGTCGATGGTCAGCAAGTCGTCCGGCACACCGCGCACGGGCTGCTCGTAGCCTCTGCTGCGCGAGCGACTGCCTTGCAACAGCGGTTCGTAGTAGCCGGTGATCATGCCGCTCGTGGCGCCGTCACCATTGGCGATGGCGTAGGGTTTGAGATACTGCTCAAAGAAACGGCGTGGGTCGTGGCCGGGCTTGCCATCTGCCGCCCGGGCCAGATCGCAGACGCGCTTCCAGCCCGTGCCTTGCGGCTTGCTGGCGACGCCGCGACAAGAGAGCAGGAAGGCCGGCCAGGCAGCGGCTACGTCGTCGTTCGTCCAACCGGGCAGATCGCTCCAGAGAGCCGGCTGAAACGAGCGCGAGAAGGCAGGCGGTGGTGTCGGAACGGGCGCCGGCACGACAGGCACTACCGCCGGGCAGGCAGCACAGGCCGGACACGGAGCGCAGCTTGCTGGGGCAACACTGGGCGGCACGGTCGAACAACCGGCCAACAGGGAGAGAAATAAAAGGGCTACTGCTTGGATTTTTCGCATGGGTTTCGCTAGAGTTCGCAATTTGCCGCGAAGTATACCTGCCGCCATGCCCAACACCCTGCCCCTGGAACGTCTGCTCGCCCGAGCCGAAGCCGTGCTTGCCCGCTTCGAAGCCTCCCTGCCGCCGCTTCAACAAGCGCCTGACTGGCAGTCTGCCGTCGCTTTCCGCTGGCGCAAGAGCAACGGCCGCGGCTGGTTGCAGGCGGTACGCCACCCGCACCCGATCCGCCTCTCCGATCTCGAGAACATCGACGACCAGAAGGAACGCATCATCGCCAACACGCGCCAGTTCGTCGCCGGCAAGACGGCCAACAACGTGCTGCTGACCGGCACCCGTGGCTCCGGCAAGTCGTCGCTGGTCAAGGCGGTGCTCAACGAGTATGCCGGCAAGGGGCTGCGCCTGATCGAGGTGGACAAGGAAGATCTGGTCGATCTGGCCGACATCGTCGATCTTCTCGACGGTCGACCGGAAAAATTCATCATTTTTTGCGACGACCTGTCCTTCGAGGCTGGCGAAACGGCGTACAAGGCGCTGAAGTCGGTGCTCGACGGCTCGATCGCTGCACCACCCGACAACGTGCTGATCTACGCCACGTCGAACCGCCGCCATCTGATGCCGGAATATTTTTCCGAGAACCTCGAAACGCATCGCGTCGACGACGAAATCCACCCCGGTGAAACCACCGAGGAAAAAATCTCGTTGTCCGAGCGTTTCGGCCTGTGGATTTCCTTCTACCCGTTCAGCCAGGATGACTATCTGGCCATCGCCAATCACTGGGCGCGCCAGCTTGGCGTGGCCGACGAAGTCATCGTCGCCAGCGAGCGCGAGGCGCTGAACTGGGCGTTAAGCCGTGGCTCGCGCTCCGGCCGCGTCGCCTGGCAGTTCGCCCGCGATCTGGCCGGGCGCCAGAAAACATCGCGAAAGAAAACCAGGTGAGCAAGGTCGTCGAAGTCGCCGCCGCCGTCATGCTGCGCGCCGACGGCCGCGAATTCCTGCTCGCCCAGCGCCCGGAGGGCAAGGTTTACGCCGGCTACTGGGAATTCCCCGGCGGCAAGGTCGAGCCCGGCGAAAGCGTTCGCGCGGCGCTGATCCGCGAGTTGCAGGAAGAACTCGGAATCACCGCCACCGCCTGCTCGCCGTGGCTGACCCGGCAATTCACCTACCCGCACGCCACCGTTCGCCTGAACTTCTGGCGCGTCACAACGTGGGACGGCGAAATCGGCATCACGGCGCCGCTTGAACACTCGGCAGTCGACTGGCAAAAAACCGGTGAAGCGGCGACCGTTGCCCCGATCCTGCCGGCCAACGATCCGATTTTGAAAGCCCTGTCGCTGCCGACGACGATGGCGATCACCAACGCCGAGGCAGAAGGCAGCGAACGCCAGCTTGAGCGTCTGGAGGAAGCCCTGCAGGCCGGCCTGCGGCTGATCCAGGTCCGCGACAAGGGTTTGCCGCCCGCCCAGCGTCAGAGGTTCGCCGAAGCCGTTTGCCGGTTGGCGCACAGCCATGGCGCGCTGGTCGTCATCAATGACGACGAGGAGATTGCCCGCCAGGTCGGCGCTGACGGCGTCCACCTATCGTCGATCAGTCTGGCCGCCTGCCTGCAGCGTCCGGACTTCACCTGGGTTGGTGCCTCCTGCCACAACGCAGCAGAAATCACCCGCGCCGGCGAACTTGGCTTCGACTACGCGCTACTCAGCCCGGTGCTGCCGACACCCAGCCACCCCGAAGCCGCAGGCCTTGGCTGGCCGGAATTCGCCAAACAACTGGCCGGCAACACGTTGCCAGTGCTGGCGCTGGGCGGCATGAAGCCGGAGATGTTGTCCGAAGCGCAGGAACACGGCGCTCACGGCATCGCGCTCATGCGCGGCTGGTAGCGCGCCGCCGGGAAATTTCATTTTTGGGCATTTTTTCCGGTTGACCGTGGAAGTCTCCGGAAACAAGCCGATTCAGCGCGTCGGCTGATCCGGAAAATCGAGGCCGGGCGTCCCAGCCTCTTCGTCGCTCACCGCGCCGCCGATGCGATAGGAATCGCTGGCCCAGCAACCGAGGTCAATCTGTTTGCAGCGTTCGGAACAGAACGGGCGCCACGGATTTTCCGGGGCCCAGATGGCGTCTTCGCCGCATTGCGGACAGCGGACCTTGCGTACGACCATTACAGGTTACAGAAAGTCAGGTCGAAGGAAACGTCGCGCTCGCAGCTACGCGCCTTCAGTTCACCGGCTGGTGGCCTGGTGAAGCGGATGTTCAGGAAATACTTGTTGGCACTGACTTCAGGGATCGCCAGTTCGTCGACGCTGACCGTGACGCGCACCATCTGCGCGGCAGTACCGCCCAGATTGAGCTGGAACTGGCCGTTGGTTGCCGAGTAGTTTTTCGGCCGACCGCTCGAGCGGAGCAGGCGCAGGACAATCGCCGCCGCATCGCGCAAGGGCAGCAGCGGCTTGGTCCAGCCTTCCAGCGCACTGCGCCGGACATCAGGCGGGCGATGCAGCCACCAGTGGTAGGACGGCAGGTCGAATTCGCAGACGCCACCGGGAATGGCGGCCCGGCTCTTGATGCTCATGAGCCAGTCGTTTTCGCGCAGGTATTGGCCGATCTTGCCAGTCATGCCGAGCAGCGCGGCCGACGACTGCTCGATTTCATAGAGCGCGCCGGACAGCGCCTCTTCGGAAATTTCGGGGTTGTTGCGGAAGGCGAGCAGGGTTTGCCGCTGCCTTTCGAGTTCCTGGATCAGGTCCATCTTGAGATCGGCGCGACCGGCCACTTCAAGAATCTCAAACAGGGAAAGCAGGGCCGTGTGGTGTTCGAGAGCCCCTTCTTCCTGAGCGAAATACGCCGTTTTTTCGAACAAATCCTCCAGACGCAACAGCGTGCGGATACGTTCATTAAACGGGTATTCGTAGGTGATCACGCGGCTGGTGTCCGAGAAAACGGAAAATTTTGTTTATTCTGAGCTATTTGCATTCAAATCTCAACAGCTTGCTTTAAGTTTTTCAGCCATAAGTGCTAGATAGTTTGAATGCAGCATTTTGACTTGTTCGCTGATCTTTGTTTTATCCGCATCATTGACCACAACATCGTCAGCAACCAAAAGCCGTTGCTGGCGTGTCGCCTGAGTTGCCATGATCGCTTTGACCTCTTCCGCGGACATGCCGTTCCGCGCCATGACGCGTTCTATTTGCAGGCTTTCCGGGCAGTCAACGACGACAATGCGGTCGCAGCGATCGCGGTAGGTTCCGGACTCAACAAGCAGCGGCACCGCCAGAATGACGTAGGGTTCGGTCGCCGCACGGCAACGTTCGGTCGATATCTTTCGAATGATCGGATGCAGGATACATTCGAGCCGATTTTTGATCGAGGGATCGGCGAAAGCCAACTGGCGCATTGCTGCCCTGTCGAGAGCGCCATTCGGCGAAAGAATTTTCCGGCCGAACTCGGCAGTCAGCATGGGCATGGCGACGCCATCGGCCACGGTCAGTTCGCGGGCAATCGCATCGGCATCAACCAGCCCGGCGCCCTGCTCGACGAACAGCTCGGCGACCGTACTTTTGCCACTACCGATCCCGCCGGTCAGGCCGACGACGTACTGGCTCATTTGCAGGCCAATGTGTCGGCCTTGGGCAGAAGGCGGCCGACGGCGCCGATCAGCTCGACCTTGTCGCCAACCGGCCCGCGTGCCTGCAGCGTAATCAGGCTGTCCTTGCCCGGCCGCGGCGCGACCTGCGCCGAGCGGACCCCCTTGGCTTTCAATTCGGCCAATTTGTCCTGCCCGCCTTTTTCGGAAGAAAACACGCCGAGCGAAATGGCGTTGCGATTCAGCTCATCCTGCACGATGAAAAACTCGGTCACACCCAGTTCGCGCAATTCCGCCGATTTCTTTTCGGCCTCGGCCTTGCTGGGCACCGGCGGAATGAATACCCACCAACCATTGCTGTCCGACGCGGCCAGTTTCCGGGTCACCTTGTAATCGCCAAAACGCTTGGACAGCAGGGCTGCCAGACGCTCGGCATCGGCCAATGGCAAGGGGCGCCAGGTCAGGCAGACAGGCGGTTTGTCGACCACTTCGGCGACGCCAGGCTTTTCCGCCTTGGCTTCCGGAGCCGGTTCAGTCGCTGCCGGCCTGTCGCCCCCTGCACTCCCCGTCGCAGGTGTTTCCGTAGCCGGGGCAACAGCGGGCGCGACCGGTGCGGGCTTGACGAGCGGCGTACCCGGCGCCTCGCCGCGCGAGACGATGCGCATGCGTTCCGGTAGCACCTGCTGCTCGACACGCCCAGCATCCGGATTGTCAGGATGGCCGAAATAGCCTGCACTGAGAGCGTAGAACAGCAGGTTGGCGAGAACGAGCAGGAAGACGAGGGCTTTCACGGATTCAGCCTACCTTGGGCAAGTGCTTGAGTGATTCGGCGATGGCGGCTTCCGGGTAATCGTAGTCTTCGAGCTTGCCGGAGAAATACTTGTCGTAGGACGCCATGTCGAAGTGGCCGTGGCCGGTCAGGCTGAACAGGATGGTCTTGGCCTCGCCGGTGATCTTGCACTTGAGTGCCTCGTCGATGGCGGCACGGATGGCGTGGCAGGATTCGGGCGCCGGGATGATGCCTTCGGCCCGGGCGAACTGCACGCCGGCCTCGAAGGTGGCGACCTGCGGCACGGCCAGCGCTTCGATCTGGCCTTCGTGGAGCAGTTGCGAAACGAGCGGCGAGTCGCCATGGTAGCGCAGGCCGCCGGCGTGGATGCCGGGCGGCATGAAGTCGTGGCCGAGGGTGTACATTTTCATGATCGGCGTATAGCCGGAAACGTCGCCGTAATCGTAGGCGTAGTGGCCCTTGGTCAGCGTCGGGCAGGAAGTCGGCTCGACTGCGACGCAGCGCAGGTTGGTGGCGCGCTTGTCGCCGGCCGCCTTGTCGGCGAGGAAGGGGAAGGCGATGCCGCCGAAGCTGGAACCGCCGCCGCAGGGCCCGAAAATCACGTCCGGATAGAGGCCGACCTTGTCGAACTGCTTCTTGGCTTCGAGACCGATGACCGACTGGTGGAGCAGCACGTGATTGAGTACCGAGCCGAGTGTGTAGCAGGTGCCGGGCTCGGAAGCCGCCTCTTCGACCGCTTCCGAAATAGCCAGGCCAAGCGAACCCTGGTTGTCGGGGTCGGCAGCCAGTGCAGCACGGCCGGCGTTGGTCAGCTTGCTCGGGCTGGCGAAGACTTCGGCACCCCAAGTCTGCATCATCGAGCGGCGGAAAGGCTTCTGCTCGTAGCTGACCTTGACCATGTAGACGCGCACCGGCAGGCCGAACATCTGGCCGGCAAAGGCAATCGACGAACCCCACTGGCCGGCGCCGGTTTCAGTGGTCAGCCGCTTGGTGCCGGCGATCTTGTTGAAATAGGCTTGCGGTACAGCCGAGTTCGGCTTGTGCGAACCGGCCGGCGAAACGCCTTCGTACTTGTAGAAAATCTTGGCCGGCGTACCGAGCGCCTGTTCGAGGCGCAAGGCGCGGCAGAGCGGGGCCGGGCGCCACAGCGCATAGATCTGGCGGACTTCTTCGGGAATGGCGATCCAGCGCTCAGCCGACATTTCCTGCTCAAGGATGGGACCGGGAAAAATCGCCCCCATCGCTTCCGGCGGCACCGGATTGCCATCGGGCCCGAGCGGCGGGGCCGGCGGATTGGCCAGGTCGGCGACAATGTTGTACCAGTGGGTCGGAATATCTTCTTGTTCTAAGTTGATCCGCAGCGGCGTCACTTTTCTCTCCCGGAAAGTGTTTTCTGAAAGCCGGTAACTTACTCCAAAAGGATTCGCCGACCAAGGGTGCGTCTTGATTTTGGCCGTTTTTTCCGGTTGACCGTAACATCGTCTGAAACAAGCAGTTAAAGTACGGCCTGCCGACCATTTTGACGCTCGCCCTCGCCTTGTCCGCCCCGAAAATTGCCCACCTGCACCGCCATCCGGCCGCTCCCTCAGCGCAGCCGTGCATTATCGAGGTTGCCGCCACAACGATGGACGACGGCGGACTGGTCCTGAGTTATCTCGTCACTTGCCCATCCGCCGATCTCCGCCTTCCCGCGCAGCAGCCGCCCGGCGCGGCCGACGGCCTATGGCAGCACACCTGCTGCGAAGCCTTTGTGGCTGAAGACGGCGCCGGCTATCGCGAATTCAATTTTTCACCCTCCGGCCAGTGGGCTGTCTACCGCTTCACCAGCTACCGGGAGCGCGACAACTCCTTTACCCCCGAGGCCGAGCCGCAACTCAGTTTTACGTCGCTGGCCAACGGTTTCGAACTGCGCGCCAGCCTCCCCGCCGCCCTGCTGCCGCCCGGCAGCGCGCTGCAACTCGGCCTCACCGCCATCATCGAAGCGGCAGACGGCAGCAAGAGTTACTGGGCGCTGGCGCATTGCGCCGCCCAGCCCGATTTCCACGTCCGTCAGAGCTTTGCCCTGACCCTCAAGCGAAACACGCCATGACCCAGACCGTCCTCTTCGGCATTGACCGACTGATCGCCGAGCCCGCCCTGCGCCGCCCGCTGGCCGGCCGGCGCATTGCCCTGCTCGCCCACCCGGCCTCGGTAACCGCCGACCTGACTCACTCGCTCGACGCCCTGGCCGCGCTGCCCGATCTCAAGCTGAGCGCCGCCTTCGGCCCGCAGCACGGCCTGCGCGGCGACAAGCAGGACAACATGGTCGAGTCACCCGACTTCCTCGACCCGCAACTCGGCATCCCGATCTTCAGCCTGTACGGCGAAGTGCGCCGGCCGACCGACGCCATGATGGACACTTTCGACATCCTGCTCGTCGATCTGCAGGACCTCGGCTGCCGTATCTACACCTTCATCACGACACTGCGCTACGTGCTTGAAGCCGCCGCCAAACATGGCAAGAGCGTTTGGGTGCTCGACCGCCCGAACCCGGCCGGCCGCCCCGTCGAAGGCCTCACCTTGCGTGAAGGCTGGGAAAGCTTCGTCGGTGCCGGTGCCATGCCGATGCGCCACGGCCTGACCATGGGCGAACTCGGCCATTGGTTCATCGCAACGCTCAAGCTCGACGTCGATTATCGCGTCATCGAAATGCAGGGCTGGCAGCCCGACGCCGCCCCCGGCTACGGCTGGCCGCTCGGCGAACGGACCTGGATCAACCCCAGCCCGAATGCCCCCAATCTGTGGATGGCCCGCGCCTACGCCGGCACCGTCATGCTCGAAGGCGCGACCTTGAGCGAAGGGCGCGGCACGACCCGCCCGCTCGAACTGTTCGGCGCGCCGGACATCGACGCCCGCGCCGTACTCACCGAAATGGAAACCTTTGCCCCGCACTGGCTAAACGGCTGCAAGCTGCGCGAATGCTGGTTCGAACCGACCTTCCACAAGCATGCCGGCCGGCTCAATCACGGCATCCAGATTCACTGCGAGGGGCCGTATTACGATCACGCCGCCTTCAAACCTTGGCGTATTCAAGCCCTCGCCTTCAAGGTCATCCGCCGCCTTTATCCGGACTACCCGCTGTGGCGCGACTTCGCCTACGAGTACGAACACGACCGCCTGGCCATCGATCTCATCAACGGCTCGCCGCTTTTGCGCGAATGGGTCGATGATCCGGCCACACAGGCCGACGATCTCGACCGCCTGACCACCCCCGACGAAGAAGCCTGGCAGGAACATCGCCGACAATTTCTTATCTATTGAAAATTGCGACCACCCCGGGCATTCCATTCGGAATAAAATGTGCAGTAGATGACGATTTGCTAATACTTTATCGTCATCAATTGACACAACCTGTGCGGAGCTAGTGTGCGCGATCACTACCATGCCCCAGTCGGCCGTCGGCTCTACCAGGCCATTGCCGCGCTGTGCCTGCTACTCAGCCTGGCGGTGGCCAGCGCCGAAGAACAGTCCCCCGCCACCAACAGCGAAGCAAGGGCAGAACTCCAGACCAGCGCGAGACAAACTGTCAAATTCGCAGTCCTTGCCGCCCGCCCCAAAGGCGAAACCGAAACACGCTGGCGCCCGCTGATCGAGCATCTCAACAAG
It encodes:
- the coaE gene encoding dephospho-CoA kinase (Dephospho-CoA kinase (CoaE) performs the final step in coenzyme A biosynthesis.), with protein sequence MSQYVVGLTGGIGSGKSTVAELFVEQGAGLVDADAIARELTVADGVAMPMLTAEFGRKILSPNGALDRAAMRQLAFADPSIKNRLECILHPIIRKISTERCRAATEPYVILAVPLLVESGTYRDRCDRIVVVDCPESLQIERVMARNGMSAEEVKAIMATQATRQQRLLVADDVVVNDADKTKISEQVKMLHSNYLALMAEKLKASC
- the zapD gene encoding cell division protein ZapD; this translates as MITYEYPFNERIRTLLRLEDLFEKTAYFAQEEGALEHHTALLSLFEILEVAGRADLKMDLIQELERQRQTLLAFRNNPEISEEALSGALYEIEQSSAALLGMTGKIGQYLRENDWLMSIKSRAAIPGGVCEFDLPSYHWWLHRPPDVRRSALEGWTKPLLPLRDAAAIVLRLLRSSGRPKNYSATNGQFQLNLGGTAAQMVRVTVSVDELAIPEVSANKYFLNIRFTRPPAGELKARSCERDVSFDLTFCNL
- a CDS encoding TrpB-like pyridoxal phosphate-dependent enzyme, encoding MTPLRINLEQEDIPTHWYNIVADLANPPAPPLGPDGNPVPPEAMGAIFPGPILEQEMSAERWIAIPEEVRQIYALWRPAPLCRALRLEQALGTPAKIFYKYEGVSPAGSHKPNSAVPQAYFNKIAGTKRLTTETGAGQWGSSIAFAGQMFGLPVRVYMVKVSYEQKPFRRSMMQTWGAEVFASPSKLTNAGRAALAADPDNQGSLGLAISEAVEEAASEPGTCYTLGSVLNHVLLHQSVIGLEAKKQFDKVGLYPDVIFGPCGGGSSFGGIAFPFLADKAAGDKRATNLRCVAVEPTSCPTLTKGHYAYDYGDVSGYTPIMKMYTLGHDFMPPGIHAGGLRYHGDSPLVSQLLHEGQIEALAVPQVATFEAGVQFARAEGIIPAPESCHAIRAAIDEALKCKITGEAKTILFSLTGHGHFDMASYDKYFSGKLEDYDYPEAAIAESLKHLPKVG
- a CDS encoding DOMON-like domain-containing protein, with translation MTLALALSAPKIAHLHRHPAAPSAQPCIIEVAATTMDDGGLVLSYLVTCPSADLRLPAQQPPGAADGLWQHTCCEAFVAEDGAGYREFNFSPSGQWAVYRFTSYRERDNSFTPEAEPQLSFTSLANGFELRASLPAALLPPGSALQLGLTAIIEAADGSKSYWALAHCAAQPDFHVRQSFALTLKRNTP
- the mltA gene encoding murein transglycosylase A — its product is MRKIQAVALLFLSLLAGCSTVPPSVAPASCAPCPACAACPAVVPVVPAPVPTPPPAFSRSFQPALWSDLPGWTNDDVAAAWPAFLLSCRGVASKPQGTGWKRVCDLARAADGKPGHDPRRFFEQYLKPYAIANGDGATSGMITGYYEPLLQGSRSRSRGYEQPVRGVPDDLLTIDLSAVFPELKDKRVRGRLEGNKVVPYWSRAEITARGEKLPGKTLLYVDDAVELFFLQVQGSGRVKLADGSVVRLNYADQNGHPYQSIGKALVERGELKLEEASMQGIQAWARANPARLDNLLNTNPSYVFFREVPNSQDGPIGALGVPLTAERSIAVDPRSVPLGSPVFLATTRPNTATTMNRLVMAQDTGGAIKGAVRADFFWGYGKEAGEQAGRMKQSGRLWVLLPTELAPK
- a CDS encoding Nudix family hydrolase, which translates into the protein MSKVVEVAAAVMLRADGREFLLAQRPEGKVYAGYWEFPGGKVEPGESVRAALIRELQEELGITATACSPWLTRQFTYPHATVRLNFWRVTTWDGEIGITAPLEHSAVDWQKTGEAATVAPILPANDPILKALSLPTTMAITNAEAEGSERQLERLEEALQAGLRLIQVRDKGLPPAQRQRFAEAVCRLAHSHGALVVINDDEEIARQVGADGVHLSSISLAACLQRPDFTWVGASCHNAAEITRAGELGFDYALLSPVLPTPSHPEAAGLGWPEFAKQLAGNTLPVLALGGMKPEMLSEAQEHGAHGIALMRGW
- a CDS encoding exo-beta-N-acetylmuramidase NamZ family protein — its product is MTQTVLFGIDRLIAEPALRRPLAGRRIALLAHPASVTADLTHSLDALAALPDLKLSAAFGPQHGLRGDKQDNMVESPDFLDPQLGIPIFSLYGEVRRPTDAMMDTFDILLVDLQDLGCRIYTFITTLRYVLEAAAKHGKSVWVLDRPNPAGRPVEGLTLREGWESFVGAGAMPMRHGLTMGELGHWFIATLKLDVDYRVIEMQGWQPDAAPGYGWPLGERTWINPSPNAPNLWMARAYAGTVMLEGATLSEGRGTTRPLELFGAPDIDARAVLTEMETFAPHWLNGCKLRECWFEPTFHKHAGRLNHGIQIHCEGPYYDHAAFKPWRIQALAFKVIRRLYPDYPLWRDFAYEYEHDRLAIDLINGSPLLREWVDDPATQADDLDRLTTPDEEAWQEHRRQFLIY
- a CDS encoding ATP-binding protein; this encodes MPNTLPLERLLARAEAVLARFEASLPPLQQAPDWQSAVAFRWRKSNGRGWLQAVRHPHPIRLSDLENIDDQKERIIANTRQFVAGKTANNVLLTGTRGSGKSSLVKAVLNEYAGKGLRLIEVDKEDLVDLADIVDLLDGRPEKFIIFCDDLSFEAGETAYKALKSVLDGSIAAPPDNVLIYATSNRRHLMPEYFSENLETHRVDDEIHPGETTEEKISLSERFGLWISFYPFSQDDYLAIANHWARQLGVADEVIVASEREALNWALSRGSRSGRVAWQFARDLAGRQKTSRKKTR
- a CDS encoding DNA gyrase inhibitor YacG, translating into MVVRKVRCPQCGEDAIWAPENPWRPFCSERCKQIDLGCWASDSYRIGGAVSDEEAGTPGLDFPDQPTR